The nucleotide window GAGGTATCTCAATTTTGCTCCTGGTAGTTTGGTCTCCTGCTCCGAAGATCAAGAATCACCTCTATGCAATGTAGGCATCACTTCACTCAGCACTTTATAATCGATACTCTGTAGAAAATTCCCAAGATATTAGTTTTCTTATCTACCATGTGTGCCGTTACTGGTCATGCCTTTGTTCTTAGACTCTGAACTTGATGCAGATATTAACTGAAGCCTCTACACAGGCGTGAATCGAGTCAGGTGATTACTTGTTCACTTATCATGGAAAGAGGAACATAAGTACTCCCTCTGTTAattaatataagagcgtttagttCACTAATTTAGTattctaaatgctcttatattagtttacggagggagtacatcacAAATCAGGTTAGCGATCGTCTCGATGGCATTGTCTCATACGCACGGCATCGTCTCGATGGCGAACCAAATTTATTTTTTTGGGTTAGCGATCAAGGTTACAATGAGGCAAACTGCAGGTAGAACATACATATCTGGCATATGCTTCGCCGCACCGAGCACACGGGATATAAAACACAGATATATCAATGTAGTACAAAAGAATATCTAAAGTTTTACAAGAAATTGGTCCATGTAAAAAGGGGAGAATAAGCTTAAGTTGCCAAGCATGACCATTTTGGCTGAACggccacacacacacacggaACATTGTAACCAATTCATGTATCAAGAACCACACTACTCCACAATCTTTCAGGAATAAACGTGATGCATCAGCACCCAAAAGTATTAATCGATGCATATGGATTTGTTATGAGCAAATAAGACATGCATGGCTCTGCTCTGTACAAGGAATAAGATCCAGTTTCTTTGAGAAATCTTTGAGAAATAAACTTGATGCATGAGTACCCAGGTATTCATCGATGCATATGGATTACTTACAAGGAAGTAAAACATGGCTCTGTACAAGGAATAAGATCCAATTTTTGGACTGTACATTTTGCACTAGAAATTAACACCTGGAACAGACACTTTTGCACCcgaatgaaaaaaagaaaaagcaaTCAGACCCATCTCCGCCGCCGGGGGAGGAGGCGTTGCCCACCCTCCCGTGCGGCGCTAGGCTTAGAGTTGGGGGGAGTCGCAGACGGCCGGCGGTGGTGTTGCCGAAGGCGGAGGCGTAGGCCAGCCTTTTAGCTCATCGAGCTCGGGGGAGAGGCGACCGGCGACCTTGGCACCGGGAATGAAGGTCGGTGTCGTGCAGCGGCTCTCCTGGACCGCCTCAGCTCCATCTCATAGACGGCCGACGGCACCGGAAGATGAGAAGGCGGTGAGATTGGCATCGGAATGGCGGATCTTGACGGAGGAGCGAGGGGACATTGGAGGAGAGAGGTTGTCGCCCATGGCATCgaagggaggggggggggggggggggggggggggggggggggggggggggggggggggggggggaaggaggGATTTGAGGATTGGGAGGAATGGGTTCCAGAATGAACCGTGAGGGGACAGGGGTGTGGGGAGCGAGGAGGGTGACAGATTTTAGATGAGAATGAAGATGAATTCGCCGCGCCCTTCAGATCTGCAATCACTCCCTAATTTCCACCTGCACAAAAAACAAAGCACTCATAAGACAAGCGCAAGTATAGACAGCAATGAAAATGAAAGATGTGGCAAATTAACCATGCTTAAGCTGCGTATAAGTATGTATACCTCGCATCCTTTCTGCTGCAGCTCCTTTCGAGTGCTGTCATCTTCAGAAATTTGGGGCATATAGTATAGCTTCAGGTGACCGAGTGCAGCAACCCCACGGGGAGCTTGCTCATCTTCTCGCACCCCCAAAGTGACAGGTGGAAGAGCTTTGGCATTGCCCCGTCCTCCATCCTCCACTCCTCGGTGGAAAAATGATGAAGTTTCTAACTCTTGCAGCCGAGGGAACCCTTGGGAAGAGCAGCACATGGTCTGGCCTTTGTACCCACCCAACTCCAACACCACCAGGCGGGGAAATTTCTCCAGGATCGGCATCGGGTCTTGTTTTAGGACATTGGCAAATAGAACAAGACGACGTACGCTTTGTGGGAACTCAGCAGGCAGCTTATCGAGCACACCAAATCGGTAGAGACAAATATCAACCAGGTGAGGCATGTTTGCAAATATGTTGAGCACCTCCGCTGGTATATTGGGGTTCATGGTCAAGGATAAGGTTGTTAGTTGATTCAGCTGGCCCAAGAAAATCATCATGTCATGCCAGCAGCGGAAATCAGTGCCAGCATTACCAAGATCCAACACAAAGCTCTGTAGCTCTTTTGGCTGCAGTCGCACACTCCTTGCAGGTGGCGGTGGAGAAAGAAAAACAATTGCGAAGGTAAACATGCCTTAGAGTAGGGATATCCCAGAGAGTTTGGTACTTGTGAGTCCGATGCCCAGTTCTTTAGTTCTATAGTCTGCAAGTAAAGGAGTTTTCCAACTGAAGAAGGGAGCACCACACTTTCACAATATCTCAACCTAACCAATCTTAGGTGAATGCACGCACCAATTACACTCGAGAAATGTTTTAGTGTTGAATATTCAATGCAAAGAACTCTCATGAATCTCAACTTAGGAAAGGACACTGATTTAAGTTTAAAGCCAAGCAGACTTCGGACATTAGGCGTTGCAGGTAAAATCTGATCACTCAAAGTTTGAAAACTAAAATGATAAGACATCAAGTTATCAGACGATGATGATGCACCAGCTTGGCCTGCAATTTTTTTTTGAGTGCATTACATGTCAGAGAAAAAGCTAGCCGCATAAAAGGACATATAGTAAATTTAAAAAATGGAATCAATTAATACGAAGAAACCAGGGGATGAAACCTGGCCTGCAGTTTTGTCGATGGCATCAAGAAAACCatcaggctttacactttatgcttccggctcgtatgttgtgtggaattgtgagcggataacaatttcacacaggaaacagctatgaccatgattacgccaagctatttaggtgagactatagaatactcaagcttctcTGAGCCAACTCGGTCACATAATTCCGTGCTGTTTCTTCTATTATATGCTTTGGTGTATGTGGAACGAAGTTTTCTGCTATCCATAATTCAATAAGATCCGACACAGATATTATGTAGTCTTCGGGAAAAGCAGCAAGATAGAGAAAACAAGCTCTTAAATAATGATTTGGCAGGTCCTTGTAACTGCGAGCCAGTATGTCCCGCATCATCTGTCCATTCTTGGTTGATGGCCAATCAGAGAGTATATCAGACCATATCTGTGCATTCAGATTTTTTGATAGATAAACCCCCAAAATTGCAAGTGCAAGTGGCAATCCATCACATTTCTTTGCAAGCTTTCTCCCAAGTTTTTCAAACTCGTCCATATCACATATGACAGACCTTTTGTATGATGGTAAAGCTTTGCAACTAAATAGTTCCCAACTTTTCTCTTCATCTAACTTCTTCAAATGATGAACATAGGTTGGCATTTGAACATGGTTAGCAACATCTTCCTTCCGGGTGGTTAATAATACTCTACTACCATTAGTTGCATCTGGAAAAGCTTTAACCCTTTTATTTATCTGGTCCCATGTGTCGGTTTCCCACACATCATCAAGAACTACCAAGTATCTTTTTTGCAATAGAAAATCATGGATCTCCTTTCCCACCTCATACTCATTCATCTTAGCAATTGACTCATCTCTGCCCCCCATTATTTGTTTCATAATATCCTTTAGTAAATCAATGCCCTTGAATTTTTGAGATACAGTGACCCAAGAAGTTGCCTCAAAGTGTTGTTTGACACTAGATGAAGTGTATACTTTTCTAGCGAGTGTTGTTTTTCCAGCCCCACCCATGGCAACTATGGAGACAGCACTAAGAGTTATGTCCTCTTTGTCAACTAACTTGCCAACTATTTCTTTGTACTCATCCCCAAAACCAACAAGGTCAATATCTTCATAGTTTTGGTGCATAATACCATAATCTTGTGGATACTCATCCTCAATATGAACCTTTTCTAAATCACTATTGTCCAAATTGATTTTCAGACGGTTTGCACCATCGGCGGCGCTGAGGGTATTCGTGTGTATTCGTATGAATACCCATTATTGAGCGCAAAAAAAATTAATACATACTCCCTTCTCTCGACGCACGCGCCCACCGCTCGCTCGTTCGGTCGTTCCCCAATCCCCCCACTTCCCCTGCTCTCGACGCACGCCGCACGCGCCTACTGCCCTAGCCGCCCAGCGACCCCCGCTCACcgcccgccgccccgcccgccctcAGCCGctcagcgccgccgcccgccagtGCTCGCCGGCCGCCAAGACCCAGCGCCGCCAGTTCTCGCCGGTCGATCGGGGGCTGCACCGACCGGACTGCATCGCCGCCCCGCCCCGGCGCTCGTCGGACGCCGGCTGCCCCGCCCCAGCCCCGTCGTTCGCCCCTCTTCTGCTATTCATCAGTGTCCAGTCCCAGCCGCCCATCGCCCGCCGCGGCGCCGCCCAGCCCAGGGACCAGCGCCAGTTTTTCTCCCCCCTGCGGTCAGGTACAGTCCTAAAAAAAACAAAATGTCAGTTTTTTAGTTGATTCGATTTTGCTTACCTAATTATTGCAAGTAGTTGATTTAATTTGTAGATGCTAATTTCTTCCTTGTTTTGTTGTAATGTagatgaagaagaagaatgagACTGGTGGTGGCAGTAGGATTTTTGCATTGTGGGAAAAAGCTTCAAAAGCAAAGAAGATTGATGAAACGTCTACACCGAATCAGAGTGCAGCTGCATCGGGTACTTGTACCTCTCATGTTCAGCTTGAGAGCAATTTGCAATTGGCGTTAGTGCAAGCACCGAATGCGG belongs to Triticum urartu cultivar G1812 chromosome 7, Tu2.1, whole genome shotgun sequence and includes:
- the LOC125519598 gene encoding uncharacterized protein LOC125519598, with the translated sequence MAESAIGSVLGNVSTLAVQETTFLCGVNLEVGFLKDELKRLKSYLKSADTKRRSGDELVATWVSQIRDAAYEAQNAIEAADYMEKRNRLKKGFMGAISRYARLPSDLITLHTIGAEIQRVKRKISEITDSANQWRRQDFEAGYSLAHKNTLNLFPTMQKSYCHHQSHSSSSSTLQQNKEEISIYKLNQLLAIIRTVPDRRGEKNWRWSLGWAAPRRAMGGWDWTLMNSRRGANDGAGAGQPASDERRGGAAMQSVRIHTNTLSAADGANRLKINLDNSDLEKVHIEDEYPQDYGIMHQNYEDIDLVGFGDEYKEIVGKLVDKEDITLSAVSIVAMGGAGKTTLARKVYTSSSVKQHFEATSWVTVSQKFKGIDLLKDIMKQIMNIFANMPHLVDICLYRFGVLDKLPAEFPQSVRRLVLFANVLKQDPMPILEKFPRLVVLELGGYKGQTMCCSSQGFPRLQELETSSFFHRGVEDGGRGNAKALPPVTLGVREDEQAPRGVAALGHLKLYYMPQISEDDSTRKELQQKGCEVEIRE